The genomic stretch TTGGGAGGATTCGGACGTGCTTTCCTGATATAGAACAGTAGCCGGAGTAAATGTCCACTTCCATTGGGTTGGTGCAAGCCGACTATTATCGGTAAAGCGCACTACCCCCTCCAGAAAAACGGAAGTGACGTCGCCGAAAAAATCAACTTCGGGGGCGGTCTCTATGGCCTTTACTTCGATGGCATAATCTTCAACCTCGCCATACTCAAAGTTACCACAACCGGTTGAATAACTGGCATACCCACTAGCATTATCATACAGCACAATGCGCATGCGGGTTTCCGCCTTTGCCGCATTGGTTGGGATTACCATCTTATAGTTTACGGTTCCCTGCTTGCTTGCAATGCCCGTAAATACAGTTGGTAACTTCTCATCGGGTGTAAATACCTTGTCTGCATTCCAATCCACGTAAACATCCATCCTGTCGGAAGTGGAGTACTGCTCGGTGGTGATGGAAAGGGTATAGTTCTCTCCTACATAAAGTGTAGCCTTGAGGGAGGTAGTAAAATCTTGGTATAGTCCGGATGTGGATTGGTTACTTATGGTTCCCAAACTTACCTTCGAGATATACTCATATTCACCAAACTGCGCTTTTGAATTGCAATATTGGGCGTTGCTGTCGAAGGTATTTATAAGCAGCAATCCGTAGATGGCACCTACAAACTTCAATTTATTTCTCATCGATAAAGAGTTATATTAAAAGAAGCCTCACGCTAGGTTCCACAAGGGCAACCTAAACGTGAGGACTTCATAAACCGCCTATTTTTTAACGAATACTTTTCTGATGAACGACTTACCATCGGCTTCCACCTTGAGCAAGTATGCACCATTGTTTAATCCGGAAAGGTTTACAACTCGGCTTTCGCCTACATTTTCCCTGCGAACCACTTTTCCCAGAACATCAATTACGGTTACCTTAGCCGAACCGGTTATCGATGAGGGTAGTTCAAAGTTCACGTAGTCAGTTGCCGGGTTAGGATAAACCTTCAACGTTTTATCCGCCTCAGGATTTTCAACTCCGGTTATGTTTTTTTCGGCGATGGTGACATCGTCCACGATAATAACATACTGAGCCGCCTTCGAGATGGCGTGAAAACCTAGGTAGTAAACACCATCTTGAGTTGGTTTGAACGAGGTTACAACCTTTTTCCATTCGTTATCATTAACAACTTCATAGGTTAAGCTGTCCGTCATACCGGTATTCGCGCGACCACTGCCTGCCCAAACGGAGATCTCCTCTTTATAGAACGAACCTGTAGAATAGTCCATTAACGTATGAATGTAGAACTCTAGATCGTACTGATATCCCTTTTTCATTTGCATAGGAGGCGTGAACAACCATTCATCCTTTGCATTAAATGGATGGAAGGCAACGTGAATAGCACCCTTAGAGTCGTTGTGGGTGAATCCTTGCATGGCAGGAGGATAGCAAACCATATCCCAGGTAGATCGGTCGCCATTTACATCTTGAATGTTCCAACCAAGTGGTTTATCGAATTCACCGCTTATGTTGAGTGTTTTATCAAAACCCTCGGTAAATGGGTAAATAGTAACCAACGGATTCGCCATTGAGGTAAAGGACCAAGTAAGGGGATCGGGACAGTTTCCGTTTTCATTGTAGGGAACTACCTTCCAAAAGTACTTGGTATTGTAAGCCAACTTATCAAATGTAATCGTGTAGTTAGGCTTATCCTTTGAAACATCGAGCCCGTCTACAATTTCGTTGCAGCTGGCGGCAGTAGTCCCAATATAGAGTTTAAAGCCGTTGGTGTTGGCCGAACCGGCAGCCCAGCGAACCTTAAGACCCGACATAATGTCAACGCTATCGACCTCGTTAACTGGTGCACCAATTTGGGCTGCGGCTGGAGGTGCCACAACATCAGGCTCCCACGATATATCCTCAATGCGCAAGGAGGTAAATGGGAAAGGTTTCTTTGGGGTATACTCGCCATACTTAAAGGCAATGTAAGGCTGGGCGTTATTTGCCTTAAACTTTACAGTGTATTGGGTATAGGTTTCGGTCAGAGTAACCGTTTGCTTAGGTATAAAGGTGGAGGCATCATTGGGATCGTCCATTACGCCCACGATGAGTTCAAGACCGTATTCCACGCCACCCTTGCGGGCGTAGAAGGAAAGTTTATTTTCGGCAAAACCAGTAACGCCAGGACCTACAAGAATAACCGGATCAAGCGTATCTGAATCGTTGATGCGAACCATCTTCATGGCGTTGGGCGCCGAATACACATCCGAAACGTAGTTTACAGGAAAGATATTCTGAACAATGGTATTGGCCTTTGACGATTGGATGGCAACCCAACCTGCCGGAATTGCCTTTACAGCGTCAAAGTTTTGGAAATACTTATCCATCGATGCAATGGCTGTTCCGTGGCAAAGAATGGAAGCATTACCTGAAGCACCACCAACATTAAAGGTAACCGTACTATTAAAGGTTCCCACCGCAGTTGGGGTAAAGTAGATCGTGGCGGTATCCTTTTTGTTCGAGGCGATTGTTTTGTTGAAATCGCAGGTATATGGACCATTTGTGGTTATCCCAGTTACCACTAAGTTGCCGCTGCCAGTGTTGTAAATAATCACTTTCCGTTTTGACTTACCGGCAGGTACAATGGAAGGGTAGTTCAAATCGGCATAATCCATAACGATGGTTGCTCCATTGGGAGTTGCTTCAACCTTCACATTATCGAGGTAGAACTGTTTAGCCGTTGCGCCAAACCTGCGATACCGCCAGCGCATATATACATTCTCGCCGGCCAACTCCGAAAGATCAGCAACGGCATTATCGTAAGCCTTCATATCGGCTGGACCACATAGCTTAAGCAAAGTTTTCCAGGTGGCTTTCCCATCGTTGGAAACCTCAAAGTAGGTGGTATCGGCAGCGCCCACTCTTGTTGGAGCAGTGTATCCATTTTTCCACCAGAAGGAAACCCGCATATTGGCGGGGAGGTTAAAGCGTGGTGACGTCAACGAGTAATTACCATCGCTAAAGGTGGAAATATAGGCAGAGAAAAGCCCTTGGTAAGCAATGGTTTTTCCCTTAATGGCATTCCAATTGTTGTCCCAAGACCACGGAGTTTGGTCAGGATAGTTGGTGTTGATAACTGAATTCAACGTATCGGGATGCAGTGGATCGATATTTGAAATCCAGTTGGCTTCAAAATCTTGGAGATATGGGAACAAAGCGATTATCTCCTGTGTCTTAAACGAATAAACGCTCGACTCGCTAGTAGCCGTAGCATTTTTGGCAATAACCTGCCAGTAATAGGTTGTGTTAGCTTGTAGAAGAGTCGCTGGGGTAAAAATAACTTCGCCTACCTGAGTAACTACTGCATTATCCACCACCTTAACTAGTGCGTTTTGATCGGTTCCAAAGAAGAGATCGTATGAGGTCGTGTTTGTGCCCAGTGAAAACTTCAGCGCAGAATTCAGGTCCGTCTTGATCTTGCTGTTGGCAGGGGAAGTCAATTCGGGATTAGCAGGAACGTCTCCTGCATCGTAAATGAAGCGAGCATTCACCTTGTTGCCAAATGGATAGTTCTCGTATCCACTGGTATTGGGAATAGAAGCATCGCTACCACCCGATTTTACCTGTTTTTTTCCAACGACTGTTGCTGCTGTCTTCAGGGAATAGGCAGAGGTTCCACTTCCGTTTTCCCAGTGAAAGGCAATATTATCGGTACCATTGTATTCGAACGGTGTAGTAAAAGTAATTGGCATCCAGCCCAATGCACCATAGTGGTATGTTCCTTGCCATACTAAAGTATAACCATTCACCGATGGATTTTCGTAGGGCGATTGTCCCGAAGTAAATGTCCACTCTTCTTGTGGAACGTGTTTGATCCACAATTTTTGATTTGGCATGTCAAAATCAAAGCCTTGCGAAACCAAATCTGTAAAGTTGTTATTGAACGCTAAACCGGTTATGGATTTTGCGGCACCAAGTTCGGCTTTGGTGTAAATAATGGAAGTGTAGCTATACTTCCAAGAGGTGTAGAATGGCTGACTGCTTTGTTCATTGCCGGTTCCCACTTGCACGTACGACTGCGCCGCGGACGGAAGATAGAAAAGAGCAGTGAGCAAAACCAAACTAAAAAAACGTGTAGAGTTCCTCATGGTTGAATGTTTACTTTGGTTAATAGGTTTATATACGGCAGCAATGTTAGCAACCTAATGAGGAGGTTACAATAGGGGCATTCCCTCATTTTTCATAATTATGACTATATTTCGAACGAATTCTCGACAGTATGCGACTTCTACTTCTGATTCTATCCCTATTATCCGTAACTGTTCTGGTCCATTCCCAGAGCAGAAAAGATTCCTTGCTACACACGTTAACGGGTGCTTCGGGCCTTGAAAAGGCAGTTATCTACAATA from Williamwhitmania taraxaci encodes the following:
- a CDS encoding T9SS-dependent choice-of-anchor J family protein encodes the protein MRNSTRFFSLVLLTALFYLPSAAQSYVQVGTGNEQSSQPFYTSWKYSYTSIIYTKAELGAAKSITGLAFNNNFTDLVSQGFDFDMPNQKLWIKHVPQEEWTFTSGQSPYENPSVNGYTLVWQGTYHYGALGWMPITFTTPFEYNGTDNIAFHWENGSGTSAYSLKTAATVVGKKQVKSGGSDASIPNTSGYENYPFGNKVNARFIYDAGDVPANPELTSPANSKIKTDLNSALKFSLGTNTTSYDLFFGTDQNALVKVVDNAVVTQVGEVIFTPATLLQANTTYYWQVIAKNATATSESSVYSFKTQEIIALFPYLQDFEANWISNIDPLHPDTLNSVINTNYPDQTPWSWDNNWNAIKGKTIAYQGLFSAYISTFSDGNYSLTSPRFNLPANMRVSFWWKNGYTAPTRVGAADTTYFEVSNDGKATWKTLLKLCGPADMKAYDNAVADLSELAGENVYMRWRYRRFGATAKQFYLDNVKVEATPNGATIVMDYADLNYPSIVPAGKSKRKVIIYNTGSGNLVVTGITTNGPYTCDFNKTIASNKKDTATIYFTPTAVGTFNSTVTFNVGGASGNASILCHGTAIASMDKYFQNFDAVKAIPAGWVAIQSSKANTIVQNIFPVNYVSDVYSAPNAMKMVRINDSDTLDPVILVGPGVTGFAENKLSFYARKGGVEYGLELIVGVMDDPNDASTFIPKQTVTLTETYTQYTVKFKANNAQPYIAFKYGEYTPKKPFPFTSLRIEDISWEPDVVAPPAAAQIGAPVNEVDSVDIMSGLKVRWAAGSANTNGFKLYIGTTAASCNEIVDGLDVSKDKPNYTITFDKLAYNTKYFWKVVPYNENGNCPDPLTWSFTSMANPLVTIYPFTEGFDKTLNISGEFDKPLGWNIQDVNGDRSTWDMVCYPPAMQGFTHNDSKGAIHVAFHPFNAKDEWLFTPPMQMKKGYQYDLEFYIHTLMDYSTGSFYKEEISVWAGSGRANTGMTDSLTYEVVNDNEWKKVVTSFKPTQDGVYYLGFHAISKAAQYVIIVDDVTIAEKNITGVENPEADKTLKVYPNPATDYVNFELPSSITGSAKVTVIDVLGKVVRRENVGESRVVNLSGLNNGAYLLKVEADGKSFIRKVFVKK